Part of the Xanthomonas sp. SI genome is shown below.
TGCAGGTGGCGCTGCACACCGCCGGCGGGCCGGACATGCACTTCTTCGCCGCGCTGTCGCTGGTCAGCCTGGGCATGGCGCTGATGACTGCGCTGGTCGGCGCCAGCGGGCGCATGGCGGCGCTGGGCGTGGTGGTGTTCCCGCTGTCGGCGGCGCTGCTGCTGGCCTACCACTCGCACGGCCACGAGCCGGCGCCGGTGCTGGACTGGCGGCTGCAGCTGCACGCGTGGATGGCGCTGCTGGCCTATGCCACGCTGGGCATCGCCGCGCTGCTGGCGGTGATGCTGTGGCTGCAGGAGCGCGCGCTGCGCCGTCGCGACTTCCACCCGTGGCTGCGCGCGCTGCCGCCGCTGACCGCGCTGGAGACGCTGCTGTTTCGCACCATCGTGGTCGGCTTCATCCTGCTGACCCTGACCCTGCTGACCGGGGTGCTGTTCGTGCAGGATTTCCTGGCGCAGCGGCTGGTGCAGAAGACCGTGCTCAGCGTGCTGTCGTGGATCGTGTTCGGCGCGCTGCTGTTCGGCCGCTGGCGCTACGGCTGGCGCGGGATCAAGGCGGTGCACTGGACCCTGGCGGCGATGCTGTTGCTGCTGCTGGCGTTCTTCGGCAGCAAGTTCGTCATCGAACTGGTGCTGGGGCATCCGCAGTAGCGGTTGTAAGTTGGCATCTGGGATGTCAATGCATCTTCTGTAGGAGCGGCTTCAGCCGCGACCCGGCACCGAGAAAATACCGGCTGCGGAAACGATCTGTCGCGGCTGAAGCCGCTCCTACAGGAAGCGCGATCGCTGCTGGCAGCGATCCGCATCACACTTCAATCGGCCAATGCCGCCTCTACTGTGGCCCAATCGGCATTCGCGCCGACCTCGGCGAAGCGGTATTCGATGCGGTGCCGGTAGACCTGGCCGGGACGCAGGATGGTGTCGGGAAAGCCCGGCTGGTTCGGCGCATCCGGATAGCCCTGCGGCTCCAGGCACACGCCGCGGCCCAGGCCCGGATGCTGGCGGTCCAGCCAGTGCCCTTCGTACAGTTGCAACGCCGGCATCGCGCTGGCGATGCGCATGGCCACGCCGCTGTGCGGCGAATACAGGATGGCGCTGCAGTCGCGCGGATCGGCCAGCACCAGGCAGTGGTCGTAGCCGCCGCTCAGGCGTAGCTGCGGATCGGCCGCGCCGTCCTTGTCGCCAATCGCGCGCGGGCTGCGGAAATCGAACGGCGTGCCGGCCACGGCGGCGACCTCGCCGGTCGGCAGCAACGCCGCGTCGGCCACCGGCAGGTAGCGGTCGGCCGGTACCCGCAGCCACTGCGCGGCGGCCGCCACGCCGGCATCGCCGGCCAGGTTGAAGTACGGATGATGGGTGAGATTGAGCGGGGTCGGCGCATCGGTCTGCGCAGCGAACTCCAGTTCCAGGGTGCGCCCGTGCACCTTGAACTCGGCGCTGACCTGCACGTTGCCCGGATAGCCTTCCTCGCCGGCCGGCGAGTCGTAGCGCAGTTGCAGGCCGCGCTCGGACTGCGCCTGCACCGACCACACCCGGCGCCCGAATCCGCACGCGCCGCCATGCAGATGATTGGCGCCTTCGTTGGCGGTGACCGCGTAGCGCTGCCCGTCCACGCTGAATGCCGAGCCGGCGATGCGATTGCCGAAGCGGCCGACCAGCACGCCGAGATACGCCGGGTCGTGCAGGTATGCGTCCAGCGTCGGCAGCCCGAGGACCAGCTCGGTGCGGCCGCGCGCGGTGTCCAGGCTGAGGCTACGCAGCAGGCCGCCGTAGGTCAGCACTTC
Proteins encoded:
- the ccsA gene encoding cytochrome c biogenesis protein CcsA yields the protein MFFILVATLLYLTATGLLVGSVVRDRVERSRAWLWAALPAVALHAGYHVQVALHTAGGPDMHFFAALSLVSLGMALMTALVGASGRMAALGVVVFPLSAALLLAYHSHGHEPAPVLDWRLQLHAWMALLAYATLGIAALLAVMLWLQERALRRRDFHPWLRALPPLTALETLLFRTIVVGFILLTLTLLTGVLFVQDFLAQRLVQKTVLSVLSWIVFGALLFGRWRYGWRGIKAVHWTLAAMLLLLLAFFGSKFVIELVLGHPQ
- a CDS encoding aldose epimerase family protein yields the protein MSSIFGQLPDGTAIQRVLLDSGAGLRAEVLTYGGLLRSLSLDTARGRTELVLGLPTLDAYLHDPAYLGVLVGRFGNRIAGSAFSVDGQRYAVTANEGANHLHGGACGFGRRVWSVQAQSERGLQLRYDSPAGEEGYPGNVQVSAEFKVHGRTLELEFAAQTDAPTPLNLTHHPYFNLAGDAGVAAAAQWLRVPADRYLPVADAALLPTGEVAAVAGTPFDFRSPRAIGDKDGAADPQLRLSGGYDHCLVLADPRDCSAILYSPHSGVAMRIASAMPALQLYEGHWLDRQHPGLGRGVCLEPQGYPDAPNQPGFPDTILRPGQVYRHRIEYRFAEVGANADWATVEAALAD